The genomic DNA gcgtgtgtgtgtgtgtccttgaaGTCTGGTCCGCTGCCATTTTGATGTCTCTGCGTGGGGTTTTTAACAGCAGCTCTCCAGAGCCAAAGATGACAATGGACGTTTGCCAAAGATGCGCTAAAATATTGACCGTGCACACGCGTCTGCACGCTGAcaacgccgccgctgctgctgctgcacgcgagtgtgtgttttaggggACGTGTGAGATGAAGAGAGGAGAGTAGCCGTGTCATGCTAACCTCCCAGAGGTGAACACAATTCTTCTGCATCCAGGTTGgggcctcctctcctcagcatcatttccagctgtgggtccagctctgtcctggtcctgtctcctgctcttcctgaaCTCTTCTCTCTGTTCTTGGTGTCTGATGGCTCTTTTCGGAAACCTTTCCCTGATAATTGAACTGAATTCCGTCCCCGACATACATTGAAGTTCTGCTCTGGTTGATTAATAGAGCTTGTCTGAAAGCTCCTTCCTGTGCTCAGGGCTGTTCCTGGACCTGCTCTATCAGAATCACCCTCTTAAATACTCCTGCAGAGACATCGCCCTCTTCATTAATGAGATCGTGCAACACGGCACATTTAGCATACATGGGAACTCTGCCGTGTTGCGTTGGCCGGAGCGAGCGGCAGTTCCTAAATGCCGCTCTGTGGTTAAAAGGGCAGCACGGTGATGGAGCTTGATGAGGTGGCTGCCGTGCCATTTCCTGTTCTATAATAACGCTATCCTAGCTCAAGCGCTAATGTTAGCCTCTCTGTCGTTTGTCAGCCATCCTGCTAACTCCTCCTCTTGTGTTCACAGCGTTCACCATGATGATCATCTTAGCGCTCCTCCGCATCAGCAAAGGCGCCGGCGAGGGCCACCCACCGGCCGCCTCGCTGTCCGGAGTTCCCAACCTGttcggggtgtgtgtgtactcCTTCATGTGCCAGCATTCCCTGCCGTCTCTGGTGACGCCGATCTCCGAAAAGAAGCGAGTGGGCGCGCTGGTGTTGGCCGACTACGTCCTGATCCTGGGCTTCTACGTGCTGCTGTCCTTCACCGCCATCTTCTGCTTCGACAGCTCGCTGCTGCACGACATGTACACCCTGAACTTCACGGACAACTGCAACGTCTTGAACATCCCGGTGCTGCGCTACTTCCTGGGCCTGTTCCCGGTTTTCACCATCAGCACCAACTTCCCCATCATCGCCGTGACGCTCCGCAACAACTGGAAGACGCTGTTCCACCGCGACGGCGGCACCTACCCGTGGGTGGTGGACCGCGTGGTCTTTCCTCTCATCACCCTGGTGCCGCCCGTCACTGTGGCCTTCTTCACCCACAATCTAGAGTCTCTGGTGGGAATTACAGGCGCCTACGCCGGCACGGGGATCCAGTACATCATCCCCGCCTGCCTGGTCTACTGTGGCCGGCGCCACCTGGAGCCCGTGCTGGGGAGGGACGCCGTCAACAAACACCAGAGTCCCTTCCGCCACAGCTTTTGGGTGTGGTTTGTTTTGGTGTGGGCCGGCTCCTGCCTGGTTTTCGTCACAGCCAACATCATCTTAACGGAGACCAAGAAGTGAGACGGGGCGCCCAAAAGAACTGGCGTTCTGTCCTGA from Takifugu rubripes chromosome 5, fTakRub1.2, whole genome shotgun sequence includes the following:
- the tmem104 gene encoding transmembrane protein 104, encoding MAGGITDTGEPYSAFVGLVYMFNLIVGTGALTMPRAFAAAGWVVSLALITFLGFMSYMTTTFVIEAMAAANAQLRWKRREQEEIEDSDSTSEYSDDDAVGRGRSEPESKPILSIQRSGGHVDHFDIVERVEMGQMASMFFHKVGVNMFYICIIVYLYGDLAIYAAAVPISLMEVACGNHSCSAGSVKYNDTDPCWGTLSRKSAYRVFLGVFTLMLGPFVFFNAQKTKYLQILTSLMRWIAFTMMIILALLRISKGAGEGHPPAASLSGVPNLFGVCVYSFMCQHSLPSLVTPISEKKRVGALVLADYVLILGFYVLLSFTAIFCFDSSLLHDMYTLNFTDNCNVLNIPVLRYFLGLFPVFTISTNFPIIAVTLRNNWKTLFHRDGGTYPWVVDRVVFPLITLVPPVTVAFFTHNLESLVGITGAYAGTGIQYIIPACLVYCGRRHLEPVLGRDAVNKHQSPFRHSFWVWFVLVWAGSCLVFVTANIILTETKK